One stretch of Thermodesulfobacteriota bacterium DNA includes these proteins:
- a CDS encoding AEC family transporter, which produces MADSEKEVSQIIIQIINIVLPVFLITLIGYLFGKIKKINLTAINDFVIYVSTPCLILSSLTEEPLAISLAVKVFVSVIGVILGCLVIGFLTVRILNLRTKVYLPTVLFANTGNMGLPLVLFAFGDLGFNVGILYMISTTVLHYSLGIMILNYGKSPLEVFRLPLIYSAVLGVAFSVMEWNMPTAIHNGIDLLGEASIPMMTFALGYKLSEVRLTDLKRSFLFGGLRVGAGFIFGLVVVKMLDLSGVIASVVKLQSAMPPAVFNFVLAEKYKQDSQVVASIIMAGTLISIVTTPIIIAYLIR; this is translated from the coding sequence ATGGCAGACTCCGAGAAGGAGGTTTCTCAGATTATCATCCAGATCATAAACATCGTACTCCCGGTTTTTCTGATCACGCTCATCGGATACCTGTTCGGCAAGATAAAAAAGATAAATCTCACCGCTATCAACGACTTCGTAATATACGTGTCCACCCCGTGCCTCATCCTGTCGTCGCTCACCGAGGAGCCGCTTGCAATCAGCCTTGCCGTGAAGGTCTTTGTTTCCGTTATCGGAGTGATATTGGGATGCCTCGTAATAGGCTTTCTGACAGTCAGAATATTAAATCTCCGTACCAAGGTTTATCTTCCAACCGTACTTTTTGCCAACACCGGAAACATGGGGCTTCCCCTGGTGCTATTCGCATTTGGCGATTTGGGGTTCAACGTCGGAATCCTCTACATGATTTCTACCACCGTTCTTCATTACTCGTTGGGGATAATGATCTTGAATTATGGCAAGAGCCCGCTCGAAGTGTTCCGGCTCCCGCTCATCTATTCAGCAGTGCTCGGTGTCGCTTTCAGCGTGATGGAGTGGAACATGCCTACGGCAATTCATAATGGAATAGACCTTCTGGGAGAGGCCAGCATTCCCATGATGACCTTTGCATTAGGGTATAAATTGTCCGAGGTCAGGCTAACCGACCTGAAGAGGTCGTTCCTCTTCGGCGGATTAAGAGTGGGAGCCGGGTTTATTTTCGGGCTGGTAGTGGTAAAAATGCTCGACCTTAGCGGGGTTATCGCCAGCGTGGTGAAACTTCAATCGGCCATGCCCCCGGCTGTTTTTAATTTCGTCCTGGCCGAGAAGTATAAACAAGACTCCCAGGTCGTAGCCTCGATCATAATGGCCGGAACGTTGATCTCCATCGTCACCACGCCGATTATCATCGCCTATTTAATCAGATGA
- a CDS encoding PPOX class F420-dependent oxidoreductase, whose amino-acid sequence MAKLPEQALKLIKEGKNFATIATLMPDGSPHATVTWIDTDGKHVIFNTAEGRLKPKNLRKDPRVSISILNSDNPYQQVVIQGRAVEMTHDGADEHIDRMAKKYLGVDKYPYRAPGEKRVIVKVAPDKVSVMG is encoded by the coding sequence ATGGCTAAATTACCCGAACAAGCTCTTAAGCTCATTAAAGAAGGAAAGAATTTCGCCACTATTGCCACGCTGATGCCGGACGGCTCGCCTCATGCGACGGTTACCTGGATAGACACGGATGGCAAACATGTAATATTCAATACCGCTGAGGGCAGGCTTAAACCCAAAAATCTTAGAAAGGATCCCCGGGTATCAATCTCCATACTCAATTCCGATAACCCGTATCAGCAAGTGGTGATTCAGGGACGGGCTGTCGAAATGACCCATGACGGCGCAGATGAGCACATCGACCGTATGGCCAAAAAATATTTGGGAGTGGATAAGTACCCATATCGTGCACCCGGAGAGAAGAGGGTTATTGTTAAAGTTGCACCGGATAAGGTTAGTGTGATGGGATAG
- a CDS encoding beta-ketoacyl-ACP synthase III yields MANARIIGTGLSIPERILSNADLEKIVDTSDEWIRTRTGIVERRIADPDIASSDMGYEASLRALEAASLNPEDIDLIILSTVTPDYLFPSTSCLIQGRLKAKKAYAFDVFAGCTGFIYALQVAKTFIDAGNAETVLVVGAETLSRITDYEDRTTCILFGDGAGAAVVARSETPGILSICLGSDGDAWNLLYMPGGGARHPASEESVKNRLHYLKMHGNEVFKEAVKAMGAASVEAIKKAGVDPEEIDLFISHQANYRIMDAVRRRLDIPPEKVFMNVDRYGNTSSASVPIALDEAVKSGRLQKGDLVLFSAFGAGFTWGSAVVRW; encoded by the coding sequence TTGGCTAATGCGAGAATAATAGGTACGGGCTTGTCAATTCCCGAAAGGATACTTTCAAACGCTGACCTTGAGAAAATTGTGGACACTTCCGACGAGTGGATACGTACAAGAACGGGAATAGTAGAGAGAAGAATAGCCGATCCGGATATAGCCTCCTCCGATATGGGTTACGAAGCATCGCTTAGAGCATTAGAGGCTGCCTCACTTAATCCCGAAGATATCGACTTGATAATCCTGTCTACAGTTACACCCGACTATCTATTTCCCTCCACTTCCTGTCTTATTCAAGGCCGACTGAAAGCCAAAAAAGCTTATGCTTTTGACGTCTTTGCCGGATGTACCGGATTTATATATGCACTTCAGGTAGCTAAAACCTTCATAGATGCGGGGAACGCCGAGACTGTCCTGGTTGTAGGCGCTGAAACATTATCCAGAATCACCGATTACGAGGACAGGACCACCTGTATTCTCTTCGGCGACGGAGCCGGAGCGGCGGTAGTAGCAAGATCGGAAACACCAGGAATTCTATCTATTTGCCTCGGCTCGGACGGAGATGCCTGGAACCTTCTCTATATGCCCGGAGGCGGAGCGCGCCACCCGGCCTCAGAAGAGAGCGTGAAAAACAGGCTTCATTACCTTAAAATGCACGGGAACGAGGTGTTCAAAGAGGCTGTGAAAGCAATGGGGGCGGCTTCAGTCGAGGCAATCAAAAAAGCGGGTGTGGACCCGGAGGAAATTGATTTATTCATATCTCATCAGGCGAATTACAGAATCATGGACGCCGTGAGAAGGCGCCTGGATATCCCGCCGGAGAAGGTATTCATGAACGTGGACCGCTACGGAAATACCTCGTCAGCTTCGGTGCCCATCGCCCTCGATGAAGCGGTAAAAAGCGGCAGGCTTCAGAAAGGGGATTTGGTTTTATTTTCCGCCTTCGGCGCTGGCTTCACCTGGGGCTCGGCAGTGGTGAGATGGTAG